One genomic region from candidate division Zixibacteria bacterium HGW-Zixibacteria-1 encodes:
- a CDS encoding IS30 family transposase, which translates to YNNTPRKCLDFQTPSEVFLEQLLHFKCESTFPPGRE; encoded by the coding sequence CTATAATAATACTCCGAGAAAATGTCTGGACTTTCAAACACCGTCTGAAGTATTTTTAGAGCAATTGTTGCACTTCAAATGTGAATCCACCTTCCCGCCGGGGCGGGAATGA